The sequence CACGCTGCCGCTGTCGACGACGTATTCGATCTTCTTCGTCGCGCCCCTGCTGATCACCGCGATGTCGGTGCCCTTCCTCGGCGAGAAGGTCGGCCCGCGCCGCTGGATCGCGATCGGCATCGGCCTGCTCGGTGTGCTCGTCGTGTTGCGCCCGACGGGCGAGGGCGTGCTGACCCTCGCGGGACTCGCCGTGCTCGTTTCCGCGCTGGCCTACGCGATCTCCGCGATCACCGTGCGCCTGCTCGCGAAGACCGATTCGGTGCAGGCGATGATGGTCTGGTTGCTGCTGCTGATGGCGGTGGGTGCGGGCATCCTCGCGTATCCGGAATGGAAGCCCATCGACGCGGCGCACCTGCCCTTGATCGCAGGTCTCGGTGTCGCGGGTGCGTTGGGGCAATACGCGATCACGCTGGCGTTCAAGTGGGGCGAGGCGTCGCTGATCGCGCCGCTGGAATACACCGCGCTCGTGTGGGGCGTGTGCCTGGACCTCGCCATCTGGGGCGTGCTGCCCGACAAGGTCACGTGGATCGGCGCGGCGATCATCGTGACGAGCGGCCTGTACCTGCTGCGTCGCGAGAAGGTGCACGCCGAGGCCGAACATCCCTGAAAAAAGGAAACGGGCCCGAAGGCCCGTTTCGTTCACGTCGCTCCGATCAGAAGCGCGTACCGATGCCCACGCCCACGACCCACGGATCGAGGCGCAGCGACTCACCGGTCCTGTTGCCGTTGAGACTCACGTCCGAATCGCCGTACATGTAGCGCGCATCGGCGCGCGCGAACCAGCGATCGGTGACGTTGAAGTCCACGCCCGCGCTCGCGATCGCGCCCTTCGGCGTGCTGAAGCCGACGTGCTGGCCGCCCGCGACGGTGGGATCGAAGGACTCGCTGTCGATGTTCGCCTGGTAATAGCCCAGGCCCACGTAGGGGCGGATCGGCTGCGCGGCCTGGCCGAAGTGGTACTGGCCGCTCACGGCGATCGGCTGCTGTTTCAACCTGCCGCGCGTGCCGTTCGACAGGTTCACGTCCTGCTCGAACTTGTCGGCGCCCCACAGTTCCACCGCGATGTTGTCGGTGGCGAACCAGCTGCCCGACACCGTGGCCGCGCCGCTGCCGTCGAGATCCGCTTCGCTGCCGGCGACGTTGCCCGGATTCGTCTTGGGGATCTGGTGCGCGTAGCCGATCGTCGCGTTCCAGCGATGCGGCGTGGCGTTGGAAGAGGTGTTGTCCTGCGCAAAGGCGACAGGCGTGGCGGCCGCGGCCGCAAGGATCAGGGCAATCGAAAGGGTGTTGCGCATGTGTTGCTCTCCTCGTTGTGTTCTTGGCCCCGGGGAGATGGGGCGGCGCCATCCTCCACGGAGGCGCATGAACCGCAACGGGTATGGCAACCACGCGCTGCGTCATCGAAGGCGAATATTCACCGCAGGCTAATCTCGATGACGCAGCGTTCAGCGACGTCGCTCAGCGCGACGCCGCGTTCACGCTTCTTTGGAGGGGTGTGCAACGACCACGATGGTGTCGAACGTGACATAGCGGAAGTTCGACGGGGCCTGCTTCGCAGCGGAAGGAACGGCCGGCGTCACCGGCGCCGAATGCGTCGCAGGGGCTTTGTGGCATTCGTTGATCGAGGCTTGCTTTTGCTGCGGCACGGATACGGCACCGACGCCGCCGACGGCCAGCAGGCTCAACGCCATCGCACCACGCCACAGCACATGTTGTACGGAGTACGGGGAGTACATGACCTGGACCTCGTGTGGTTCGGGGGGACCACGCAATGGAAGATGCGCCTTGTTCGCGAATGGTTGCAGTCGATGAAGTCACCATGACGTCAGTCATGCCATCGACCGGCACGTGCGAATTCAGGCACGCGCGTTGCATGATCCGGCCATACCGAAAGGACGATGAGGGGCAGGACGATGCGTGGCATGAAGCTTGCGGTTTCGACGGGTCTTGCGGCCGCTGCGTTGTGCGGTGCGGCAAGCGCGAAGGACCTGGAGTGCGACGTCAACAGCGACTACGACCTCAGCCTGACGTCGAAGTCGGTCATCCTCACCCGCCCGGCCGAGAAGACCGGGACCCCGCGCGCCATCGTCATGCGCGACGGCCGCATGTTCGTCGACGACGCCTGGGTGAAGCTGACGCCCGAGGACAGCAAGCGCATTGCCGAGTACGAAAAGACCGTCCGCGCTGCAATGCCGCTGGCCCAGCAGATCGGCCGCGACGCGGCGGATATCGCCTTCACCGCGCTCGGTGAAGTCGCCGCCGGCCTCAGCGCGCACCCGGACACCACCCAGGCCCACCTCGACAAGGCGCGCAAGGAACTCGACGCACGCCTCGCACATGCGATCACGCCAAATCGTTTCAGCGGCAACGATCTTGGCAAGGGCATTGCCCACGCCATCTCCGAAGTCCTGCCGGTGGTGATCGGGGACATCGTGGGCGGCGCGGTGTCGGCCGCCTTCAGCGGCGACACGGCGCGCCTGGAGCGCATGAACAACCTCGACAAGGAGATCGAGCGCCGCGTGCAGCCGCGCGCGGACCAGCTGGAAGTGCGCGCCGAATCGCTCTGCCGCCAGATGGAATCGCTGGACACGCTCGACAACGGCCTCGTGTATCGACTGCCCGACGGCCGCCGCCTGGATCTCATCGACGCCACGGTCCGCCCGCGCCAGATCACCACGCGCTGACCTGCTCCCCACTCTGGCGCCGGCCTGCCGCCGTCGCCATTCCCCCACCGCCCGCGCCCCCACGCGGGCGTTTTTTTGCACAATAGACGGCCAACCCCATCTGCACGGAAGTCCCCCATGGCCGGTCCCCAGGAAGCGCGCGTTCCCGACATCGGTGGTTATGACGATGTCCCGGTGATCGAATTGCTGGTGGCCGTGGGTGATCGCGTGAAGCAGGACCAGGGGCTGGTCACGCTGGAATCGGACAAGGCGACGATGGAAGTGCCCGCGCCGTTCGCAGGCACGATCAAGGAATTGAAGGTGAAGATCGGCGACAAGTTGTCGGAAGGCAGCATTGTTGCGTTGATCGAAGCCGAAGGCGAAGCGGCGGCTGCGAAGCCTGCAACGGAAGCGAAGCCTGCCGCGGAAGCAAAGCCTGCCGCTGAAGCGAAGCCTGCTGCGCCCGCACCGGAACAGAAGGCCGCGCCCGCGCCGGCACCCGCCGCGCCGACGACGCAGGCCGCAACGCTCGACAGCAAGCCCGGCATCGATGCAGAAGCGCTGCCGCCGCGCACGCCGCCCGTCGCGTTCGACGCCGACGCGCTGATGCCCGGCAAGGTGCCCTACGCCAGCCCCGCCGTGCGCCTGTTCGCGCGCGAGCTTGGCGTGGACCTGATGCAAGTGCAGGGCAGCGGCCGCAACAACCGCATCGAAAAGGACGACGTGCAGCAGTTCGTGAAGCGCGCGCTGTCCGGTGGCGTGCCTGCCGCCGCGGGCGCCGCGCCTGCCGGAG comes from Lysobacter sp. KIS68-7 and encodes:
- a CDS encoding OmpW family outer membrane protein, translating into MRNTLSIALILAAAAATPVAFAQDNTSSNATPHRWNATIGYAHQIPKTNPGNVAGSEADLDGSGAATVSGSWFATDNIAVELWGADKFEQDVNLSNGTRGRLKQQPIAVSGQYHFGQAAQPIRPYVGLGYYQANIDSESFDPTVAGGQHVGFSTPKGAIASAGVDFNVTDRWFARADARYMYGDSDVSLNGNRTGESLRLDPWVVGVGIGTRF
- a CDS encoding DUF2884 family protein, giving the protein MKLAVSTGLAAAALCGAASAKDLECDVNSDYDLSLTSKSVILTRPAEKTGTPRAIVMRDGRMFVDDAWVKLTPEDSKRIAEYEKTVRAAMPLAQQIGRDAADIAFTALGEVAAGLSAHPDTTQAHLDKARKELDARLAHAITPNRFSGNDLGKGIAHAISEVLPVVIGDIVGGAVSAAFSGDTARLERMNNLDKEIERRVQPRADQLEVRAESLCRQMESLDTLDNGLVYRLPDGRRLDLIDATVRPRQITTR
- a CDS encoding DMT family transporter, which produces MDSPAQTHDRRRLHAIFLMLAAVMCFALMDSVLKTLSAHYPPFQVATLRGASSLPIVLAWALATGGIKPLVQVRWGLHLFRGLLGILMMVSFIYALRTLPLSTTYSIFFVAPLLITAMSVPFLGEKVGPRRWIAIGIGLLGVLVVLRPTGEGVLTLAGLAVLVSALAYAISAITVRLLAKTDSVQAMMVWLLLLMAVGAGILAYPEWKPIDAAHLPLIAGLGVAGALGQYAITLAFKWGEASLIAPLEYTALVWGVCLDLAIWGVLPDKVTWIGAAIIVTSGLYLLRREKVHAEAEHP